ATGGTCTGAAGGGGGCGGGGGCGCACTGGCTGGATCATTGCCTGCTGATGTGCGAGCTGGACCCGGAGCAGGGGGTCAACAAGGTCGAGGAGAACCATGTGTTCTTCCGCGACATCCTGGGTTTCCGTCTGACCGAGCAGTTGATGGTGGGCCCGGGGCACCAGGTGCGTGCGGCGGCGTTCATGACCTGCACCACCACGCCCCATGACATCGCCTTCGTGGGCGGGCCGAAGATGGGCCTGCACCATCTCTCCTTCTACCTGGACGAGTGGGCGGACGTGCTGAAGGCGGCGGACGTGATGGGCAAGAACAAGGTCAAGATCGATGTCACGCCGCAGCGCCACGGCATTACCCGGGGTGCGACGATCTACTTCTTCGACCCCTCGGGCAACCGCAACGAGACCTTCGCGGGCCTCGGCTACGCGGCCTATCCCGATATGCCGGTGATCACCTGGACCGAGGACAACATCGGCTCGGCGATCTTCTACCACACCGGGGAGCTCAACGAGGCCTTCACCTCGGTGTACACCGAAGGGGTCTAAGCTTCCGGGAGGCGTGGCGGGGTCGACGACTCCGCCAGGCGAGAACGCACGGCGCTGGTGCGCCGTGCGTTTTTTCAGCTCTGCCTTAGAACTGCGTCCTGAGGTTGAGGCTGAGGCCCGTGACCTTGTCGTTCAGCCCGGCGACGGGGTTTTTCTCGAGTCGACCGGCAGTGGCCCACACGGTGGTGGACGGGCTGAGTCGGTAGTGCGCCTGCAGATCCACGAAACCGCTGCGCTCATCGTCCGTGCCGTTGTCGAAGCGGATGCTTCCCAGAGCTCCTAACCCGTCCCGGTCATCGTCGTTGTCGGCCAGTTGGCCTTCCAGGCGCTTGTTCAGCAGCGCAACGACCACCGTCTTGCCGAAGCGGCGCGACAG
The nucleotide sequence above comes from Alkalilimnicola sp. S0819. Encoded proteins:
- a CDS encoding VOC family protein — protein: GLKGAGAHWLDHCLLMCELDPEQGVNKVEENHVFFRDILGFRLTEQLMVGPGHQVRAAAFMTCTTTPHDIAFVGGPKMGLHHLSFYLDEWADVLKAADVMGKNKVKIDVTPQRHGITRGATIYFFDPSGNRNETFAGLGYAAYPDMPVITWTEDNIGSAIFYHTGELNEAFTSVYTEGV